A window of the Bombina bombina isolate aBomBom1 chromosome 3, aBomBom1.pri, whole genome shotgun sequence genome harbors these coding sequences:
- the LOC128654719 gene encoding putative uncharacterized protein ENSP00000383309 — MSPGKIPGQRNTLLLALRGSQVSHKGSMSLPPPTQYQGSHGFYTQGMSQEVQTRQAEWSHTGHQWDYQSTLRAPPSSPLGRAPPSSSLGRAPPSSSLGRAPPSSSLGRAPPSSSLGRAPPSSSLGRAPPSADEHIAEDVPQAPADEDVPQAPADAAEVVPQAPADAAEVVSQAPADAAEPAPQAPRSPAAQEPVDALYSPLGEEYIALQRRLITSCESRQRGQERFYRSQERFHRSQEKLHRSQERLHKRSIELQRDMAASLNGIVQNQSQMMRILSDMQMQMDNRWR, encoded by the coding sequence atgagccctggcaagattcctggccagaggaatactcttcttttggctttgagggggagccaagtcagccacaaagggtccatgtctttaccccccccaacacaatatcagggcagtcatggcttttacacacagggtatgtcccaagaagtgcaaactcgacaggctgagtggtcacacactggtcatcaatgggactaccaatccaccctgagagctccaccatcctctccccttgggagagctccaccatcctcctcccttgggagagctccaccatcctcttcccttgggagagctccaccatcctcttcccttgggagagctccaccatcctcttcacttgggagagctccaccatcctcttcccttgggagagctccaccatctgcagatgagcatatagctgaagatgtcccacaagcaccagcagatgaagatgtcccacaagcaccagcagatgcagctgaagttgttcctcaagcaccagcagatgcagctgaagttgtctctcaagcaccagcagatgcagctgaacctgcacctcaagcacctagaagccctgctgctcaagagcctgtggatgcattgtattctcccctgggtgaggaatacattgcactccagaggaggctcataacaagctgcgagagcagacaaagaggccaagagaggttttacaggagccaagagaggtttcacaggagccaagagaagttacacaggagccaagagaggttacacaagcgtagcatagagctgcagagggacatggcagcatcattaaatggaattgttcaaaaccagtcacagatgatgcgaattctgtctgatatgcagatgcagatggacaatagatggcggtaa